A window from Enterocloster bolteae encodes these proteins:
- a CDS encoding HAD family hydrolase, whose protein sequence is MTKLVAFDLDGTLNMTHTYAVAAYQEALKELGAGPVAESVIRSRFGAPFRDDSLFFLGDDSEEAFRRFYRAVERHWAPLMRERAQTYPGVPEMLGELKEQGYVLAVCSNAKEEELEDVLGVLSIREYFDYIQGLTSRQDKADSLGVLIERAGADWCCMVGDRFYDREAAKANETAFIGCRYGYGGADEFGDGDLLAEDSVEIPGLLKRLVFSTPWLKPWQRP, encoded by the coding sequence ATGACAAAGCTGGTGGCGTTCGATTTGGACGGGACACTGAACATGACTCATACATACGCAGTGGCAGCCTATCAGGAAGCCCTTAAGGAGCTGGGGGCCGGGCCTGTTGCAGAGAGCGTGATACGCTCCAGGTTCGGTGCTCCCTTTAGGGATGACAGCCTGTTCTTTCTGGGTGATGACAGCGAGGAAGCCTTTAGGCGCTTTTACCGGGCGGTGGAGAGGCACTGGGCACCTCTTATGCGTGAGAGGGCGCAGACCTATCCCGGGGTCCCGGAAATGCTTGGGGAGCTAAAGGAACAGGGGTACGTCCTGGCGGTCTGTTCCAATGCAAAGGAAGAGGAACTGGAGGATGTGCTGGGTGTACTGTCCATAAGGGAGTATTTTGACTATATACAGGGCCTGACCTCCAGACAGGACAAGGCAGACAGCCTGGGTGTGCTGATAGAGCGGGCCGGTGCGGACTGGTGCTGTATGGTGGGGGATCGTTTCTATGACAGGGAGGCGGCAAAGGCCAATGAGACAGCGTTTATCGGATGCAGGTACGGATATGGAGGTGCGGATGAGTTTGGGGACGGGGATTTGCTGGCAGAGGACAGCGTGGAGATACCCGGGCTGCTGAAACGGCTGGTTTTCTCCACACCCTGGCTGAAACCATGGCAGAGGCCATAG
- a CDS encoding PTS sugar transporter subunit IIA produces the protein MRKILIATHGEFAGGLKQTMDFVLGGNEKVGVLSAYTTPDFDMDREAAAVVDELEDGDELIVMTDVLGGSVANAFSGHISHPGVYVLAGVNAPMLLAMVPMLESAMDTQELITQGIQAAREGCVFINGLMKQAFEESEEDFV, from the coding sequence ATGAGAAAGATATTGATTGCGACCCACGGTGAATTTGCCGGAGGACTGAAGCAGACCATGGATTTTGTCCTGGGAGGAAATGAAAAGGTAGGTGTCCTGAGCGCGTATACCACACCGGATTTTGATATGGACAGGGAAGCGGCCGCTGTGGTGGATGAGCTGGAGGACGGGGACGAGCTGATTGTCATGACAGATGTGCTGGGCGGCAGCGTGGCCAATGCTTTCTCAGGGCATATCTCCCATCCGGGGGTTTACGTACTGGCCGGCGTCAATGCGCCCATGCTGCTGGCCATGGTGCCGATGCTGGAGAGCGCCATGGATACCCAGGAGCTGATTACACAGGGAATACAGGCAGCCAGGGAAGGGTGTGTGTTTATCAACGGTCTGATGAAGCAGGCTTTTGAAGAGAGTGAGGAGGATTTCGTATGA
- a CDS encoding SPL family radical SAM protein: MKFDAVYYEPAIFDYPLGRQLREEYGDLPWIPIESHNSIREMQEKPNDQFGHMKRNLIAGIRKTHKYVENHKVSDYLVPYTSSGCTAMCLYCYLVCNYNKCAYLRLFVNREQMLDRIIKKGKNSGTPLTFEIGSNSDLVLENTITGNLLYTIPRFAEEGEGKLTFPTKFHMVEPLLDLDHRGKVIFRMSVNPQPIIQKIELGTSGLRQRIEAVNQMCEAGYPCGLLIAPVILVEGWKEMYTGLLEELRDGLSDKMKSQMFLEIILMTYSYVHRAINSEAFPNAPDLYDREQMTGRGRGRYCYRAESREEAQLYLRQEIGRVLGNVPILYIS; the protein is encoded by the coding sequence ATGAAATTTGACGCAGTTTACTATGAACCGGCTATCTTTGACTACCCTCTGGGCCGGCAGCTCAGGGAGGAATACGGGGACCTGCCGTGGATTCCCATTGAGAGCCATAATTCCATCCGGGAAATGCAGGAAAAACCCAATGACCAGTTCGGACACATGAAACGCAATCTGATTGCGGGCATACGAAAGACCCACAAATACGTGGAAAACCACAAGGTATCCGATTATCTGGTCCCATACACCTCATCCGGCTGTACGGCCATGTGCCTGTACTGCTATCTGGTTTGCAACTATAATAAATGCGCTTATCTCAGACTGTTTGTGAACCGGGAGCAGATGCTGGACCGCATCATCAAAAAGGGAAAGAACAGCGGCACCCCCCTTACCTTTGAGATTGGAAGCAACAGCGATTTGGTGCTGGAGAACACAATTACGGGAAATCTTCTTTATACAATTCCGCGTTTTGCAGAGGAGGGGGAGGGAAAACTTACATTTCCCACCAAATTTCATATGGTGGAACCTCTGCTGGACCTGGACCACAGAGGCAAGGTGATTTTCCGCATGAGCGTCAATCCTCAGCCCATTATCCAGAAGATAGAGCTGGGCACATCCGGCTTAAGACAGAGAATCGAGGCTGTAAATCAGATGTGTGAGGCGGGATATCCCTGCGGACTCCTGATAGCTCCCGTCATATTAGTGGAGGGCTGGAAGGAAATGTATACCGGCCTCTTGGAAGAACTGAGGGACGGACTTTCAGATAAAATGAAAAGCCAGATGTTTCTGGAGATTATTTTGATGACCTATTCCTATGTCCACCGGGCCATTAACAGCGAAGCATTTCCCAATGCGCCGGACCTGTATGACAGGGAGCAGATGACGGGCAGGGGACGGGGGAGGTACTGCTACCGGGCCGAATCCAGGGAAGAGGCACAGCTGTATCTGAGGCAGGAGATAGGACGTGTACTGGGAAATGTGCCCATACTTTATATAAGCTGA
- a CDS encoding GntR family transcriptional regulator: MQRKQIQGEQIQDKQIQGKQRQSTQTQRLTKSEIFTQTLKRNIQEGTYPYGTALPAERELAESFGLNRSTVRAAIQTLVEEGLLKKVQGKGTFVMRHARDNAYTHFRGMSELLKNHGYVPSSRILYTGPTPAGYKLSHLLQVGEDTVLYRIMRLRLGNGLPVSIENTFVPYELIPDIEDIDFQIYSLYDAFAMNSLRIAGIQQVFSTTRVRNSEAKYLNAENGSPVVSIAITSASEENGIIEYTNALVLPEFCKFYSDGVIQDSKLNVYAQSI, translated from the coding sequence ATGCAGAGGAAACAGATACAGGGAGAACAGATACAGGATAAACAGATACAGGGAAAACAGAGGCAGAGTACGCAGACACAGAGACTGACAAAATCAGAGATATTTACCCAGACGCTGAAACGCAATATACAGGAGGGGACCTATCCCTATGGCACCGCCCTGCCCGCTGAGCGGGAGCTGGCCGAGAGCTTTGGACTTAACCGTTCAACCGTAAGGGCCGCCATCCAGACCCTGGTGGAGGAAGGATTGTTAAAAAAGGTCCAGGGCAAGGGAACGTTTGTGATGCGCCATGCCAGGGATAACGCATACACCCATTTCCGGGGCATGAGCGAGCTGCTTAAAAATCATGGATATGTTCCTTCCTCCAGGATTTTATATACCGGTCCCACACCAGCCGGTTACAAGCTCTCCCATCTGCTGCAGGTGGGCGAAGATACGGTGTTGTACCGTATCATGCGTCTGCGTCTTGGCAACGGACTGCCTGTATCCATTGAAAATACCTTTGTTCCCTATGAACTGATTCCTGATATAGAGGATATTGATTTCCAGATATACTCTCTGTATGATGCATTTGCCATGAATTCTCTTCGTATTGCCGGCATACAGCAGGTTTTCTCCACCACCCGTGTGCGCAACTCCGAAGCCAAATACCTGAACGCAGAAAACGGGAGCCCGGTGGTATCCATTGCCATCACCTCCGCCAGCGAGGAAAACGGAATCATTGAGTACACCAACGCCCTGGTGCTTCCGGAATTCTGTAAGTTCTACTCCGACGGCGTTATCCAGGACAGCAAACTCAATGTTTATGCGCAATCCATATAG
- a CDS encoding PTS system mannose/fructose/sorbose family transporter subunit IID: MQETKETSLITKKDLRSVFWRSFTMQSSWSFDKMMAYGFMYSIEKPLRKIYPKDDDYFEALHRHTETFNITPHVSPFVIDLSVAMEQECAKADNFNKESINNLKVGLMGPLSGIGDSFFWGTFRVITAGIGIAFAQQGSILGALLYFFLYTAIHFLTKYITGNAGYKMGTRFLENSAENHLIEKMSYGASILGLTVIGAMIGTMVTLKTSLTFQFSGTETTLQSIFDQIFPGLLPLGATFLCVWLFNRNVKTIAIILGIFVICIAGCWIGIF, translated from the coding sequence ATGCAGGAGACAAAGGAAACTTCCCTTATAACAAAGAAGGATTTGCGCAGTGTGTTCTGGAGAAGCTTTACCATGCAGTCCTCCTGGTCCTTTGATAAAATGATGGCCTATGGATTTATGTATTCCATTGAAAAGCCTCTGAGAAAGATTTACCCAAAAGACGATGATTATTTTGAAGCGCTGCACCGGCATACAGAGACATTTAATATCACGCCCCATGTCTCTCCCTTTGTCATTGACCTTTCTGTTGCAATGGAACAGGAATGCGCCAAAGCAGACAATTTTAATAAGGAATCCATCAATAACCTGAAGGTGGGGCTTATGGGCCCGTTATCCGGTATTGGCGATTCCTTCTTCTGGGGTACATTCCGCGTCATCACGGCGGGAATCGGTATTGCCTTTGCCCAGCAGGGCAGCATACTGGGAGCCCTTCTGTATTTCTTCCTGTACACGGCAATCCATTTTCTTACCAAGTATATTACCGGAAATGCCGGTTACAAGATGGGAACCAGGTTCCTGGAGAACTCTGCGGAGAACCATCTTATCGAAAAAATGTCCTACGGGGCATCCATACTGGGACTTACGGTCATAGGAGCCATGATTGGAACCATGGTGACGCTTAAGACATCCCTGACCTTTCAATTTTCAGGAACAGAGACCACTTTGCAGTCCATCTTTGACCAGATTTTCCCGGGACTGCTTCCTCTGGGAGCCACATTTCTTTGTGTATGGCTGTTTAACCGGAATGTAAAAACCATTGCCATCATTCTGGGCATTTTTGTAATCTGCATTGCGGGGTGTTGGATTGGAATTTTCTAG
- a CDS encoding DUF4178 domain-containing protein, whose product MGKTLQFNKDQNLSIEGAEYRVTGGIEFHNRSDGSRWWEYCLLETRTRGIKWLSIDNIYEEYAIYTQCPYGSEFDEMNIFRDGYRQADAGQAVVTSCFGQVDTSPGDTVRYTEYEDGTEELIIAVEQWEDETEYSKGCYLDMDEIVLLDSGCSGQVESNRTLGFVNMKNLAVAAVILAVLGVLSYTYIQSNKKTIHKYLEGNINFSYQTSITSDLNEKERADVYSTDLSVDDAAKAIIQAIDGGTEDVQKNGEDDSVAILTKSEYCLVYTSTDQTTMVQISSRAYVYQSTNTPYHATGHTHSYYRGFYYSRGFFGDRDRYRQRTSGYENYSGETVDTNPVDPYKSYSDSVRQSSINSRRSSGGGISSGK is encoded by the coding sequence ATGGGTAAGACATTACAGTTTAATAAGGACCAGAACCTGTCCATAGAAGGGGCGGAATACCGGGTCACAGGGGGAATTGAGTTCCACAACCGTTCAGACGGTTCCCGCTGGTGGGAATACTGCCTGTTGGAAACCCGGACCAGGGGTATAAAATGGCTCAGCATTGACAATATTTATGAAGAATACGCCATTTATACCCAGTGTCCCTATGGCAGTGAGTTTGATGAGATGAATATATTCCGGGATGGTTACCGCCAGGCGGATGCGGGGCAGGCAGTTGTCACGTCCTGCTTTGGCCAGGTGGATACATCGCCGGGAGACACGGTCCGTTATACGGAGTACGAGGACGGTACCGAAGAGCTCATCATTGCGGTGGAGCAATGGGAGGATGAAACAGAGTATTCCAAAGGCTGTTATCTGGATATGGATGAAATCGTACTCCTGGACAGCGGTTGTTCCGGACAGGTGGAGAGCAACAGGACCCTTGGTTTTGTCAATATGAAGAACCTGGCTGTGGCGGCAGTGATACTGGCGGTTCTTGGAGTGTTATCCTATACGTACATACAATCAAATAAGAAGACCATACATAAATATCTGGAAGGTAATATTAATTTCTCCTATCAGACGTCAATTACATCTGATTTGAACGAGAAGGAGAGGGCGGATGTGTACTCCACTGACCTGTCCGTGGATGACGCGGCTAAGGCAATTATCCAGGCCATTGACGGCGGGACCGAGGATGTGCAGAAGAATGGAGAAGATGATTCGGTGGCTATCCTGACAAAGAGTGAATATTGTCTGGTATACACCAGCACGGACCAGACCACCATGGTGCAGATCAGTTCCCGCGCCTATGTATATCAGAGCACCAACACGCCTTACCATGCGACCGGCCATACCCATTCTTATTACCGCGGATTCTATTATTCCAGGGGATTTTTCGGCGACAGGGACAGATACAGACAGCGGACCAGCGGATACGAAAACTACAGCGGCGAAACCGTTGACACCAATCCCGTGGATCCTTACAAAAGCTATTCAGACAGCGTCCGCCAGAGCAGCATCAATTCCAGGCGCTCATCCGGAGGCGGAATCAGCTCCGGCAAATAG
- the recQ gene encoding DNA helicase RecQ: MTQYEILKHYFGYDTFRDGQDVLIQSILEGRDVLGVMPTGAGKSLCYQIPALMMDGITLVISPLISLMKDQVSNLNQVGILAAYINSSLTAAQYYKVLDLARAGRYPIIYVAPERLMSEDFLRFALSSQVKISMVAVDEAHCVSQWGQDFRPSYLKIVDFINQLPERPVVSAFTATATAEVRDDIIDILMLRNPQVMTTGFNRPNLYFGVQSPKDKYATMVNYLERHKGESGIIYCLTRKVVEEVCGQLIREGFSVTRYHAGLSDSERRHNQEDFIYDRAQIMVATNAFGMGIDKSNVRFVVHYNMPKNMESYYQEAGRAGRDGEPSECILLYGGQDVVTNQFFIDHNQDNEALDPITREIVMERDRERLRKMTFYCFTNECLRDYILRYFGEYGSNYCGNCSNCLSQFETVDVTDISRILIGCVESSRQRYGTNVMIDTVHGANTAKIRNYRMDENPHYGELAKVPAYKLRQVMNHLMLNGYLAVTNDEYAIVKLTGKSKGILEEGEPVTMKMAREAEHPAKASGASAGKGRKGRKGLAAGLSGPGGAEFTEADETLFEKLRAVRTEIAKEEKVPPYMVFSDKTLTHMCIVKPVTKGEMLNVSGVGEFKYEKYGERFLACVQAEMNDSPAEISFEGDDLYFTSDNDAFDDWSLETALTAWEYGGPENERQENGSLGNGSQGNDSREDERTREAPAGLNTDRKKKTGKGKTDFVMTGELAARVRYSEQSSLSDFVSQINSLRDEDTMKRLTIKSVEQKLMEDGNFEEYYVNGIPRKRLTDKGREFGIEAEKRLSEKGNEYEVFFYGERAQRGIVEWLWEKI, translated from the coding sequence ATGACACAATATGAAATATTAAAACATTATTTTGGTTATGACACATTCAGGGATGGGCAGGATGTGCTGATCCAGAGCATTCTGGAAGGAAGGGACGTGCTGGGAGTCATGCCCACCGGGGCCGGGAAATCCCTGTGTTATCAAATCCCTGCCCTTATGATGGACGGAATCACCCTGGTCATTTCCCCGCTTATTTCCCTGATGAAGGACCAGGTAAGCAACTTAAACCAGGTGGGTATTTTGGCTGCCTACATTAACAGTTCCCTGACAGCGGCCCAGTATTATAAGGTATTGGACCTGGCCAGAGCCGGCAGATATCCGATTATCTATGTTGCGCCGGAGCGCCTGATGTCTGAGGACTTTCTGCGGTTTGCGCTGAGCAGCCAGGTGAAGATATCCATGGTAGCTGTGGACGAGGCCCATTGTGTATCACAGTGGGGCCAGGATTTCAGGCCCAGTTATCTGAAAATAGTGGATTTTATCAACCAGCTTCCGGAGCGGCCCGTTGTAAGTGCATTTACAGCCACCGCCACAGCGGAAGTGCGGGATGATATCATCGACATACTTATGCTCAGAAATCCCCAGGTCATGACCACTGGTTTTAACCGGCCGAATCTCTACTTCGGCGTACAGTCTCCCAAGGATAAATATGCCACCATGGTAAATTACCTGGAACGCCATAAGGGGGAAAGCGGTATCATCTATTGCCTGACCAGGAAAGTGGTGGAGGAGGTTTGCGGCCAGCTGATCCGGGAAGGTTTCTCCGTCACCCGGTATCATGCTGGCTTAAGCGACAGCGAGCGCAGGCATAACCAGGAGGATTTTATATATGACAGGGCCCAGATTATGGTTGCCACCAATGCCTTCGGCATGGGGATTGACAAGTCCAATGTCAGGTTTGTGGTGCATTATAACATGCCGAAGAATATGGAATCCTATTACCAGGAGGCCGGCAGGGCAGGAAGGGATGGTGAACCCTCAGAGTGCATCCTTTTGTACGGCGGCCAGGATGTGGTGACCAACCAGTTCTTTATTGACCATAACCAGGACAACGAGGCATTGGACCCCATAACCCGGGAAATCGTCATGGAGCGGGACAGGGAACGCCTGCGCAAGATGACATTTTACTGCTTTACAAATGAATGTCTGAGAGATTACATACTGAGATATTTTGGGGAGTACGGAAGCAATTACTGCGGCAATTGCTCCAACTGCCTGAGCCAGTTTGAGACAGTGGATGTGACGGATATTTCCCGGATACTCATTGGATGTGTGGAGAGCAGCCGGCAGAGGTACGGAACCAATGTGATGATTGATACGGTCCACGGTGCCAATACAGCGAAGATACGCAATTACAGGATGGATGAGAACCCGCATTATGGGGAACTGGCAAAGGTACCGGCCTACAAGCTGCGGCAGGTGATGAACCATCTGATGCTGAACGGATATCTGGCAGTGACAAACGATGAATATGCCATTGTAAAATTGACAGGAAAGTCAAAGGGAATACTGGAAGAGGGAGAGCCGGTGACCATGAAGATGGCCAGGGAAGCGGAGCATCCTGCCAAAGCGTCCGGCGCAAGTGCCGGAAAAGGAAGAAAAGGCAGGAAGGGGCTGGCAGCAGGTTTGTCCGGACCGGGCGGAGCAGAGTTTACGGAAGCAGACGAAACGCTGTTTGAGAAGCTGCGCGCTGTCAGGACGGAGATTGCAAAGGAAGAAAAGGTGCCGCCTTATATGGTTTTTTCAGATAAGACGCTGACGCATATGTGCATCGTGAAGCCGGTTACGAAAGGGGAGATGCTGAATGTTTCAGGGGTGGGAGAGTTTAAGTATGAGAAATACGGGGAGCGTTTTCTGGCCTGCGTGCAGGCGGAAATGAATGACAGTCCTGCTGAGATATCTTTTGAGGGTGATGATTTGTATTTTACCAGCGACAACGATGCGTTCGACGACTGGTCCCTGGAGACAGCCCTGACCGCCTGGGAATACGGAGGCCCGGAAAATGAAAGGCAGGAAAATGGCAGCCTGGGAAATGGCAGCCAAGGAAATGACAGCCGGGAGGATGAAAGAACCAGGGAAGCACCGGCAGGGCTAAACACGGACAGAAAGAAAAAAACAGGTAAAGGCAAAACGGATTTTGTCATGACCGGGGAACTGGCCGCCAGAGTCCGATACTCAGAACAGTCCAGTCTCAGTGATTTTGTATCTCAGATTAACAGCCTGCGGGATGAGGATACAATGAAGCGGCTGACCATAAAATCCGTTGAACAGAAATTGATGGAGGATGGGAATTTTGAGGAATATTACGTAAATGGAATACCCCGCAAACGACTGACGGACAAGGGCCGGGAATTTGGAATTGAGGCAGAGAAACGGTTGAGTGAGAAGGGGAATGAATATGAGGTGTTCTTTTATGGCGAGAGAGCGCAGCGGGGGATTGTAGAGTGGTTATGGGAAAAAATATGA
- the speD gene encoding adenosylmethionine decarboxylase, whose amino-acid sequence MTGKETDIAEARQLIVDLYGCRTSYIDDVDSIKNVIHMVCQCIGAGIVEECYHKFSPMGISAVAVITTSHISIHTWPEYGYAAVDIFSCQEDIPGEICRLLTESLKAEQAETRLIKRALNRAKEDVHG is encoded by the coding sequence ATGACAGGAAAGGAAACAGATATTGCAGAGGCCAGGCAGCTGATTGTGGACCTCTATGGATGCCGGACGTCCTATATTGATGATGTGGATTCCATAAAAAATGTGATTCACATGGTCTGCCAATGCATAGGCGCAGGAATTGTGGAGGAATGCTACCATAAATTCTCGCCCATGGGCATCAGCGCGGTGGCAGTCATAACCACCTCCCACATTTCAATCCACACCTGGCCTGAGTATGGGTATGCGGCAGTGGATATATTTTCCTGCCAGGAGGATATACCGGGAGAGATATGCCGCCTTCTCACAGAGTCCTTAAAGGCAGAGCAGGCAGAAACAAGGCTGATTAAGAGGGCGTTAAACAGGGCAAAGGAGGACGTCCATGGGTAA
- a CDS encoding PTS mannose/fructose/sorbose/N-acetylgalactosamine transporter subunit IIC codes for MLQAILVSIVAFLAAIDEYTFGASMMGRPLFTAPIVGLILGDFQAGIMIGATLELMFMGSIMVGSATPPEVYASSVLGTAIAIQSGEGVGTAVALALPLSIFLQMWRNGCYAIGASWGGKQIEKALAQRNLRRANMWHLITLPLMVGVPSMLLVFFAMYFGAGSINAVIKLIPQVVLDGFDVAAGVLSCVGLALLIKMMGNKKLMPYLFLGFIAVMYINMDVIGVAVAGLCMALIAVGNMKFEEEEDF; via the coding sequence ATGCTTCAGGCAATACTGGTGTCAATTGTGGCCTTTCTGGCTGCCATTGACGAATATACATTTGGGGCGTCCATGATGGGGAGGCCGTTATTTACCGCGCCCATTGTGGGGCTGATTCTGGGGGATTTCCAGGCCGGAATCATGATAGGCGCCACGCTGGAACTGATGTTTATGGGATCTATTATGGTAGGGAGCGCTACACCGCCGGAGGTGTATGCCTCCAGCGTGCTGGGAACAGCCATTGCCATCCAAAGCGGGGAGGGAGTGGGGACAGCCGTTGCATTGGCTCTGCCTCTGTCCATATTCCTGCAGATGTGGAGAAACGGCTGTTACGCCATAGGCGCCAGCTGGGGAGGCAAACAGATCGAGAAGGCCCTGGCTCAGAGAAATTTAAGAAGGGCAAACATGTGGCATCTCATCACACTGCCGCTGATGGTGGGCGTTCCATCCATGCTCCTGGTGTTCTTTGCCATGTATTTTGGCGCAGGCAGTATCAATGCGGTTATCAAGCTGATCCCCCAGGTCGTGCTGGACGGATTTGACGTGGCGGCCGGCGTGCTGTCCTGTGTGGGACTTGCGCTTCTGATTAAAATGATGGGCAACAAAAAACTGATGCCCTACCTGTTCCTGGGATTCATAGCAGTCATGTATATCAATATGGATGTGATTGGAGTCGCAGTGGCCGGACTGTGCATGGCGCTTATTGCCGTGGGAAATATGAAATTTGAAGAAGAGGAGGATTTTTAG
- a CDS encoding PTS sugar transporter subunit IIB, with translation MIKITRVDERLVHGQVAFAWTNSLGADCILVVNDEAAADKIRATTLKLAAPAGIKFSIKSVADAIVLLNGTKTDKYKVFVIVGNTDDALKLVEHVKGVDHINLGNMKKTEGRRIITNSLAVDDHDVRNIRAMAQAGAVVECRAVPTDKETDAMTLI, from the coding sequence ATGATTAAGATTACAAGAGTGGATGAGAGACTGGTACATGGACAGGTGGCCTTTGCCTGGACCAATTCATTGGGAGCTGACTGCATACTGGTCGTAAATGATGAGGCTGCGGCAGATAAGATACGGGCCACTACCCTTAAGCTGGCCGCGCCGGCAGGAATCAAATTTTCCATAAAGTCCGTGGCGGATGCCATTGTCCTTTTAAACGGGACAAAGACGGACAAGTACAAGGTGTTTGTTATAGTGGGCAATACGGATGACGCGCTGAAACTGGTAGAGCATGTGAAGGGTGTGGACCACATCAATCTTGGCAATATGAAAAAGACAGAGGGCCGCAGGATCATCACCAATTCCCTGGCTGTTGACGACCATGATGTCCGGAATATCCGCGCCATGGCTCAGGCCGGTGCAGTGGTTGAGTGCCGGGCAGTGCCTACAGATAAAGAGACGGATGCAATGACATTGATATAA
- a CDS encoding SIS domain-containing protein, producing MYGFQNEDFLKTLNGAVAQIGEINRIADKVSDLGYKNIYLVGTGGTYAIISPLAYMLKTNSTLVWYHEIAAELLAAKPRSLTRDSLFITASLSGTTKETIAAAEYARSMGATVISFVGDRTAPLAAVSDYVVENAACNDNLVEELHIQFFALGARLMLKNGEFPQYERFVETLRKMPEVLLKVREQNDERALAFAEKHKDTGFHMCVGAGNTWGETYCFAMCVLEEMLWIPTKSIHAAEFFHGTVEMTDKNMSFMLFKGEDETRPLVDRVENFVRKYSDVVQVWDTRDYPLEGIDADMRKYVSPMVMSTQLERVSAHFEHVKDHSLDIRRYYRTVEY from the coding sequence ATGTACGGTTTTCAGAATGAGGATTTCTTAAAAACTTTAAATGGAGCAGTGGCCCAGATCGGTGAGATTAATAGGATTGCGGATAAGGTGAGTGATTTGGGATATAAAAACATCTATTTGGTTGGAACGGGAGGCACCTATGCTATCATCAGCCCGCTGGCATACATGCTAAAGACAAACTCCACTCTGGTATGGTATCATGAAATTGCCGCCGAGCTGCTGGCCGCAAAGCCCAGATCACTGACCAGAGATTCTCTCTTTATCACGGCCTCCTTATCAGGAACCACCAAGGAAACCATTGCGGCGGCAGAGTATGCCAGAAGCATGGGAGCCACAGTGATTTCTTTTGTGGGGGACAGGACCGCTCCTCTGGCTGCTGTCTCGGATTATGTGGTTGAGAATGCTGCCTGCAATGACAATCTGGTGGAGGAGCTGCATATACAGTTTTTTGCCCTGGGAGCCAGACTGATGCTGAAAAACGGAGAGTTTCCTCAGTACGAACGGTTTGTGGAAACACTTCGGAAGATGCCGGAGGTACTGTTAAAGGTGCGGGAGCAGAACGACGAACGAGCACTTGCTTTTGCAGAAAAGCATAAGGATACAGGCTTCCATATGTGTGTGGGAGCCGGCAATACCTGGGGGGAGACATATTGCTTTGCCATGTGCGTGTTGGAGGAAATGCTCTGGATTCCTACCAAATCCATTCATGCGGCAGAATTTTTCCACGGCACTGTGGAGATGACGGATAAGAACATGAGCTTTATGCTTTTTAAAGGAGAGGACGAGACGCGCCCACTGGTTGACAGAGTGGAGAACTTTGTCAGGAAGTATTCGGATGTGGTGCAGGTGTGGGATACCAGGGATTATCCTCTGGAGGGGATTGACGCCGATATGAGGAAGTATGTCTCCCCCATGGTCATGTCCACCCAGTTAGAGCGTGTCAGCGCTCATTTTGAACATGTGAAGGACCACAGCCTGGATATACGCAGATACTACAGGACGGTGGAGTATTAA
- a CDS encoding DUF350 domain-containing protein translates to MAEFITIMVYCVLGTALMLFGTFVVDLVIPCEFPAEIKKGNVAVGSVMAGISVGIGIIIRAAVVSPAGTAVHESLLTGIASTIYYYVVGLVFCVLGYLALNLINRKYDLNKEISGGNPAAGIMVAGMFIGLSIIISGVIM, encoded by the coding sequence ATGGCAGAATTTATTACAATTATGGTTTATTGCGTTTTGGGCACAGCCCTCATGCTCTTTGGTACATTTGTGGTGGATTTGGTGATTCCCTGTGAGTTCCCGGCGGAAATCAAGAAGGGGAATGTGGCGGTGGGAAGCGTTATGGCGGGTATCTCCGTTGGAATCGGAATCATTATCCGGGCAGCTGTTGTGTCCCCTGCCGGCACAGCGGTTCACGAATCATTGCTGACCGGTATTGCCTCAACCATATATTACTATGTGGTGGGGCTGGTGTTCTGCGTTCTGGGCTACCTGGCGCTGAACCTGATCAACCGGAAATATGATCTCAATAAGGAAATCAGCGGCGGGAACCCGGCTGCCGGCATTATGGTTGCAGGAATGTTTATTGGGCTGTCCATCATTATAAGCGGAGTGATTATGTGA